ACAAATCATTGataaaagtgattaaagtatTTAACTATTTCGCGTTACATAAGcaaatgtaattaaacataaatgcatatttctgtttattctttttctATTGTAAAATATTTTCCCATTTCTAGAATTTGCATACTCGTAAAATTAGTTTTGAAATGTGAACCTATCACGTATTCCCATTTTAAGCTCTATAGCTGTGTCAAATACTCACCATGTTCATGATGGGATGTCTGTCAAAGAGGATTTGACAGCACTCGGCTTTTATAGGACCCCTTCCTGCGTGGGTGATATGGTTTGTCTAATCAGCTACATCATCTTAAAGGCCAACTACTTCTTGTgccccccgtgtgcggcagccgGTTACAGccgctctgctcattctgagtttctttctttcttatctttttcttctcgtaattttttataactaacgtattagtctgtacagttgtgtactgtatttattcttattttattttattctaatttttccttcataacttttgcactgtccacttcctgctgtgacaaaacaaatttcccttgtgtgggactaataaaggttatcttatcttatcttatcttatcttaaagcaagtttattgaaaaaagaaactgtCAGAAAATGGAAGGAAGTATTTGGAGTAATGTGTGATTTAGTTTCACTCGCTGCCTGTTGATAACTTTTTATGTGTCATCAAGTGTTTCACCAGTTTGTTGCTGGGAGACCACTGATATGAGATTACATGAATAGAGCATATAGTTTGCTGTTTACTCTTAAAAGACCTTAAATCTTCTGTAAAGTGTGGGGtcaatatatgtatgtgtgtgttttcattttgcatgATTACTTTGTAATGTCATTGAATACACAGTGGAATGTGTAACATTGCACAGTTTTAAAAGCTCAGTTATTTCTTTAATACATGGGAATTTGATGAATATAATTTATCGCGAAATAAAGAAGTCTACAATGTTACAGTAATATATCTTATCACACATGATAAGTAATACAATTACAAAGTACGTGTTTTACTCCAGGATAATGGTAACCAGAAAGACGAGGTACATTTTTACTTGTttgaaatgattagttcattcaTAGGAAGGTCATAAAGGAGGAGGCGATACAGGAGGTTGTGACTTTAGGTTACAGTGTGCGCGATACTCTGTTAGGTTTTTACACTTGGCAGgtaaaatatttcagtttgaATGACACACACAATCTTATAAAAAtccttttatttaaaactttaaataacatcacaatgtcatattcaaaatattttcatatttcagtttttttgtgtggagtttctagttgttgttttttttttttttccacccttAAGTTTGTAACAATATGGAGTTAAGTacaacatttacaaaaacagcTGTAGCAATGTGAATATATGTATTTAATAGCTTGTTCATTGTGGCCCTAATTTCATAGGAATAATTCACCAAACTCATCTGTAATGGAGTCATGTGTCTTCTTATCAGAAGCCTcaatgtataaaaataatattagttGTGTTAACATTTGTCTACCTTTGTTACCATGCATGTACGCCAATAAAATGGAGAATGGTGTAAAAATATCCTCCTATAACacttataaaaatgttttcaatgTGTAACGGACTGCAGACTAGAGAGCATTGTTTACTTCATCTATTGTGAAGCTGCAGTTTGGGTTCTGCTGTTTAATCTCGTGGAGTctcttctttagtttttctgCCATGGAGGTAAGATCTGAAGCTCTTAACATGTCGGGAATCTTCCTCAGCTTTTCCTCTGGAGCCTTTGCCAGCCAGTCTATGATGTGATCCATGAGAGTCTCTCTCTGTTTGGGGAGACTGCACCTCTCTTCCAACGAGGTAAGGATGTATCTGTTGCAAGGAGACAATGGTTTAATGGGCATCTTTTTTGAATTTAGAGGTGAAGGAGTGCAGGAGAATAATCAAACAGACAAAGAGTGTGCTCACTTGGAAACAAATTTCTTGAGTTTTCCTACACGCATCCTGTGTGAATGGAAGAATCCTGAGAGGAATGTCCTGAGAGTCTCACCTGAGAAAGTTTGAAATAACTTTGTAAATTtggttgcattaaaaaaatattttgtttttggcaGATAATATTAATAACATACCTCCGTTTGCAAGACTCTCACAGGTGCCACACACGGTGTCAGAATAGGCTGAGCCAGTGAGGAGTACGCTCTGCCCGCTGGAGCACTCCTGATGTTTTACACACAAATCCACCGCAGAAGATGAGCTGGAGAAATATCCCGCTGGACACTTTTCACAAACAGTGTTTGTCTGCTGTGTACCTAAGACAGGACAACAGAGGACTTCAGGTCACTACATTCAGTGGAAGTGTAAAGTGAGTTAGACATACTGATGTTCTGgataaacagaagaagatggatggatggtttagTAGTTCATATTTAATAAATGGGTACTGTACCTTTGGTTTGAACCCCGTATCCGGGGCCACACTCTGTGTGCCTGATACAGAAGTCATCAGCCGAGTAAAAGCCTTCTTTGCACCGACAGATCCTGTTGGTTGTTGGGGAGCACTCTGTTTCCACCTCCTGGTTACCTGTGCAAATGTTGCTGCAGTACAGACACCTGGGCAGGTAGTTCCACAGATCGGTGAAGTGGCCATCTCTGCACAGCTGACACTGTGTGGGTGTGGTGGCAGTGCAATGAGCAGACATGAACGTGCCTGGTGGACACTTGGGACATTTGAGGATTTCTCCGGTTACCGGGTCTCGGTGGTCAAAGGTGGGAACAGGATCCACCACTGAGGCACCACAGAGTGAACCGGAGAGCAGGAACAGCGCTGGCACGACAAGCTGTAGAGAGAGACGACACCTGATGATAAGTGCTGAAATTACCTCAGAACATGTGATTTGCTATGCCTGTGAGTTATAGCTCCCTCATCCTGTAACTCTAAAATGTCACCTAAAGTAGTGGAATTATTTTCTAGGTTAAACCACAAGTCAAAAACAGTAACACAGGAACAAGCATCAAAAATATGGaagcatttctgtttgtttgtttttaatcctCTAACATCAACTGCGTTTTGTTTCTAACCACTAACTCTTAGAGTAAAAGTTACCTCTTGTCTGATCTGAGCTGATATTTAGCTTCTACAATGACTTTTCAGGGGCCAGGATGAAACTAACAAGAGGAAACCTCTTTAACCTCAGTGCAGCATCTAATAGATAAACCATCTGTACACTGTAAGCACAAAAGAGTCCACTGTGGCAAACTTCCTCTACAAATCATTGataaaagtgattaaagtatTTAACTATTTCGCGTTACATAAGcaaatgtaattaaacataaatgcatatttctgtttattctttttctATTGTAAAATATTTTCCCATTTCTAGAATTTGCATGctctgtaaaataaatataaattttacaAGTTTTGAAATGTGAACCTATCACGTATTTCCATTTTAAGCTCTATAGCTGTGTCAAATACTCACCATGTTCATGATGGGATGTCTGTCAAAGAGGATTTGACAGCACTCGGCTTTTATAGGAACCCTTCCTGCGTGGGTGATATGGTTTGTCTAATCAGCTAGTTCATCTTAAAGGTCAAACTACTTCTGTGTATTAAAGTAAGGTTGAAAAAGAAACTTTCAGAAAATGGAAGGAAGTATTTGGAGTAATGTGTGATTTAGTTTCACTCGCTGCCTGTTGATAACTTTTTATGTGTCATCAAGTGTTTCACCAGTTTGTTGCTGGGAGACCACTGATATGAGATTACATGAATAGAGCATATAGTTTGCTGTTTACTCTTAAAAGACCTTAAATCTTCTGTAAAGTGTGGGGtcaatatatgtatgtgtgtgttttcattttgcatgATTACTTTGTAATGTCATTGAATACACAGTGGAATGTGTAACATTGCACAGTTTTAAAAGCTCAGTTATTTCTTTAATACATGGGAATTTGATGAATATAATTTATCGCGAAATAAAGAAGTCTACAATGTTACAGTAATATATCTTATCACACATGAGTCACAGGTTTTTGAGAAATCTCTGTCTTTGCACAACTTGAAAAACTTCTAAACTTTCAGGGAAATGTGTCTGTACTGTCATTTGCAAATGATGTGCGGGTGAATACAAACTTTTGATCTCTTTTTTCTACCGCCTGGTTCTTGAAACAGGCAAAATCATACGTCACTATGTGACTGAGTCCCCCTTTTAATTTACAGAATATGTCAGTGAGTCACTGATTGGGGTTTACAGTCTGATGAATTAGCAAAACGAACTGGTCAGTGAGTCAAACCAGGATGTTCATTTCTCTGTTCTCTTCCTGTTTCCACAGAATATGAGCATGACTCAACTGTGGTGGGGTGTGTTTCACTGTACTTGTTCATTGTATTTAATAGGTTAATTTGACCAATTTGTGCATTtgatttatataaaaaaaataaggatTTTGTTTCCCATAATGGTCATGAGCTTGATGGAGCTCATCAGGAGCCTTCATAATATTATtgcttttttattaattaagaGGTGAAGGAGTGTAAGGAGTAAGTAAGTTAATTAGCAGGCTCACCTGGCAATAAATGTCCTCCCAGCAGGCATCCTGTGCACGCTGAAGAATCCTGAAAGGAATGTCACGGAAGTCTCACCTGAGAAAGTATCaaataaatttgaatccacaaaAAACACGCCTGCACACACCTTTTGGAATCTCACAGGTGACACACACGCAGAGCAGGTAGTTCCACAGGTACTGGGCACTTCTGCATGGCTCGCACCATCTGTACACGGTGATGATGCAGTAAGTGGACACTCGGAGCCTGTGAGTGTTTCTGTGGTTAATTGGTGCTCATAGATGGGATCAGAGTCCTCCACCCTGATGCAGCAGATCTCACCAGAGAGCAGGAACAGCACTAGTACAGGAAGCTGTGGAGACGACCAGTACCTGCTGATAAGTGTAGCTCACATACTACAGTTGTAATCTcgcccctgagccacggtcaccccgtggctcagggggttgggaagcgcacctgtaacTGGAAGGTcaccggttcgatccccggcctttctgtcctggtcgttgtgtccttgggcaacacactttaccctaccgcctactggtgttggccagaggggccgatggcgcaatatggcagcctcgcctctgtcagtctgccccagggcagctgtggctacaatcgtagcttgcctccaccagtgtgtgaatgtgagcgtgaatgaataatggcattgtgaagcgctttgggtgccttgaaaagcgctatataaatccaatccattattatagGCAACTAATTATAAGATTCTGTAATAGTAATACCTCGATAGAGTAgatggtgttttttttccttcgtcTCATAATGATCATTGTCTTGCATTGATGGCGATCCTGTATCCAGTCTGACTCAGACAGGCTTGAATTCTGAATTTTAAATAGGGGCAGGAATTTTCACTGGGAATAACTGGAAATAAGATCTAGGATATGAaaatcagcagcaggaggaaggaCAAAGTCTCTCCTCCATATTTGATCCTCCTGAATCGCCAACATTTAAAGTGCTGACAGTTTAGGGACCAGCTGGTTTGGTGCGACTAGCTTACACAAACTCCTATAAGCTTCTCCCATAAGCTCCTAACGACCAGTGATCCATTAATGCAGCGTTTCTTGTCTCCTGTGTGATGCtgtaaaacaaatgaaacttGAGTTTTTCACCCAATCCTCAAGTGTGTTGTGTATCTTGGGATGGGCTGATAAggagtttgagagaaaagggtTCAAATTGATCCTTTAGAATGGTTCCCTTACCTTTCATCGCCAACTAATAGGCATGATGAGTCTATCATGTGCACATTTTACAGCCTGCAATAAAATGTCCCATTTACTGCTTTGTCGGTGCAGGAAATGCTTTGTGCCCACAAGTACAACCTACATGTATCAAATGTCCTTTATTTCTTAGGTTCTTAaattctttctgactctttgtaTTGCACGATTCATGGTCCTAATTTTGTTCTTTAAATTACTGTTGCAAACATCCCAGAAACCACAGTTTAAAAATGCTGTGCAGTCTAAAAAAAGCAAATGATACCATATATAAATTtgctaattttcttttttttttttcagctcttttGATGTGACCATATGACTTGTTCTTTTTAGTTGAGTAGCACTTATTGTGGGTCCTTTTTAGATGTTATGTATCGTGCTGGCTTTGCGGAATTTACACGAGGTACACGAGGTTTAGAAGATTGCGTAGGTGTGTCGACTCAAAATCAGGTCAACCTTTCGGTCACATGCTGAAAAGTGGCAGTCGCTCATGTGAAATATGGGTTTCAAAAGCAGATGATCTGAAATGTGACACATCCTCTGTGCGTAATTCAGAACGTATCCTGGGCATAAAAGGTTTTTGCACTCTTCACATCTATGCCATTCAATCACTGAGTTCTTAAGTCCTCACCGCTACAGAAAAATGATACTGCCTGTGAGATATACATGAAATCAGCATCAAGTTATGATTATAGTACACATTACACCGTGATCCTTTAACTTCAGACATTTGATCCACCATGTAACGTCAGCTGCACGTTCATACTTAGAGAAGTCGTCAAGGCCTATATCCAAATGTAACTGCAGTGCCTCTGTTTCTAATCCTGGCAGGCTTCATGTACACTTTGGTGTAAATGGAAGCTACACTGACATCTTGGAAAAGCTGATCTAATGTAGGTGACTCACATCAAAGTGGCTCTGTCAGGAAACTCACTGTACGCCTTGATCGCTAAGCTGGGGCAGACCAAATTCTTCTCAGTCAAGAGATCAGAAGTACAGATTGTTTGTTCCAGTCAGCCATGCAGTCCCCCTCCATCTCAGGGAAGGCACCCTTAGCAgattttaaaactaaaagcaTTCAATATAGTTGATTTACCAGAAAAACATgatgttttgggggggtttttcaGACACATTTACCGTGAAAGTTATAGGTAGTTTCACCGATTTTAAAAGGGTCCGGTAGAGCTGATACTGATACACTAGCTCATACATTTAACACTGCTGTGAAATCACAAGACTAAAATCATCTGTCTATTCATTGCATATTTATAATGAAACAATGCATATTTACACAATGAATTTAGTCAGATCATTTTTCATCAATGTTCACAACTTAAACAAGCTTAAAAAGGACCAGTCAGGCACATATACAACAAAGATCATACACTTATAGTAAAAACGCGAtacaacaaaaatataaaacaaatatcaCTTCATTAACTTGCAGCATTTGGAATCCAGTATTTCTAAGAAGTAATAAACATAAGCCTTTACATGTTCAGAAagtaaaaattacttttttaaatagaaaacaaTTGCACTCCTTTGTACATTCATATAAGTGACAACTACAAAATAATAACGATGAGCTTTGCTTGTCAGCAGTCCAGAAGAAACAC
The genomic region above belongs to Oreochromis niloticus isolate F11D_XX linkage group LG11, O_niloticus_UMD_NMBU, whole genome shotgun sequence and contains:
- the LOC109204105 gene encoding tumor necrosis factor receptor superfamily member 11B isoform X2, producing the protein MNMLVVPALFLLSGSLCGASVVDPVPTFDHRDPVTGEILKCPKCPPGTFMSAHCTATTPTQCQLCRDGHFTDLWNYLPRCLYCSNICTGNQEVETECSPTTNRICRCKEGFYSADDFCIRHTECGPGYGVQTKGETLRTFLSGFFHSHRMRVGKLKKFVSKYILTSLEERCSLPKQRETLMDHIIDWLAKAPEEKLRKIPDMLRASDLTSMAEKLKKRLHEIKQQNPNCSFTIDEVNNAL
- the LOC109204105 gene encoding tumor necrosis factor receptor superfamily member 6B isoform X1; amino-acid sequence: MNMLVVPALFLLSGSLCGASVVDPVPTFDHRDPVTGEILKCPKCPPGTFMSAHCTATTPTQCQLCRDGHFTDLWNYLPRCLYCSNICTGNQEVETECSPTTNRICRCKEGFYSADDFCIRHTECGPGYGVQTKGTQQTNTVCEKCPAGYFSSSSSAVDLCVKHQECSSGQSVLLTGSAYSDTVCGTCESLANGGETLRTFLSGFFHSHRMRVGKLKKFVSKYILTSLEERCSLPKQRETLMDHIIDWLAKAPEEKLRKIPDMLRASDLTSMAEKLKKRLHEIKQQNPNCSFTIDEVNNAL